The genomic DNA GCCGGTGTGCCTGATGGCGTTTTTAATGTGGTTACAGGTCGCGGCACCGTTGCGGGCAGTCAGCTTGTTAACCATCCTCTTGTCAGCAAAATCAGTTTTACGGGCTCCACTCCTGTCGGCAAAGCCATTGCCCGCAGTTGTGCGGATAGCCTGAAACGGTTCTCATTAGAATTGGGCGGTAAAAACCCTGCCATCGTTTTGGATGATGCAGATCTGGAGCAAACCGTCCAAGGGCTTATGCTGGCATCATTCCTTAATCAGGGGCAGGTTTGTGCTGCATGCTCGCGCATTTATGTCACCGATAAAATGTTTGACCCCTTAAGGAATGCCCTTACGCAAGCCATTCAAAATATGACTGTTGGCGCAGGCATGAACCTTCAAGCACAAATCAATCCTGTGGTCTCAGCAGTCCAACAAAAGAAAATTCTTTCTTACGTTCAAAACGCCGATACTGAAGCTGAACAGGTTATTATTGGCCAAAACGGCCCCAATGCAGAGGGATATTACGTTCCCCCAACGCTCATCATAAATCCATCTCCTGAAGCCACCTGCGTAACGGAAGAAATTTTTGGGCCCGTTCTGACCTTAACGCGTACATCAGATGCAAACGAAGCACTGCAACTAGCAAATACCTCTTCCTTTGGGCTAGCCGCCAGCGTGTGGACGCAAAACCTACAAGCCGCCATGACCCTACCCGCACAACTGGAAGCCGGAACCGTATGGGTTAACAGCCACGTCATGATTGATCCCAACATGCCATTTGGTGGGCTGAAACAATCCGGATCTGGAACAGACTTTGGATCTGACTGGTTGGATAGCTTCACTATCCAGAAATCCATCTGTATTCGCCATTAAAGAGAATGCTTATGTCCCCTCGCCCTCTTGTTCTGGCGTTACTTGCCGCATCTTTTCTCTCTCCGTCTGTTTATGCAACGGGAACAGACCCCATTGTTGAACAGGCTGACAGTCATCCTGAAAACTGGCCAACCTATGGCCGTACATATGCTGAGCAGCGGTATAGTCCGCTTGCTCAAATTACGGATCATAATGTTCAGAACCTGCATTTGGCATGGTATCAGGATCTGGATACAAACCGCGGGCAAGAGGCCACACCTCTTGTCATTGATGGTGTTATGTACATCAGTACAAATTGGAGCCATGTTGAAGCTCTGGATGCAGCCACAGGCCACGTTTTATGGAAGTACGACCCCAAAGTTCCGGGGAATGTTGCGGTAAAAGGCTGCTGTGACACGGTTAATCGTGGTGTTGCTTACTGGCAAGGCCGTATTTACGTTGGAACATTCGATGGCCGCCTGATTGCCTTAGATGCCAAAACAGGCCATGTGGTTTGGAGTGTTCACACCATTCCACATGATGCAACGTTAGGAGACATTCGCTCCTACACGGTGGACGGGGCTCCGCGCATTGTTAAAGGCATTGTTATTATTGGCAATGGCGGTGCTGAGTTTGGTGCGCGCGGATTTGTCTCTGGTTTTGATGCAAAAACAGGCGCGTTACGCTGGCGCTTTTTTACTGTTCCAGCACCATCTAACAAACCTGACCATGCGGCATCCGACAAAGCATTGCATGATATTGCCTATCCTACATGGAGCCCAAAAGGCAGCTGGACCAAATCTGGCGGTGGGGGAACCGTATGGGACAGCATTGTTTATGATCCAAAAACAGATCTGGTTTATCTTGGCGTTGGCAACGGTGCGCCATGGAATTACAAATTCCGTTCTGACGGGGTTGGTGACAATCTATTTCTAGCCAGCATTGTTGCCATAAAACCTGAAACTGGCGAATATGTATGGCATTTTCAGGAAACACCAAAAGATCAGTGGGATTTCACCGCCTCGCAGCCTATTATGGTAATGGATTTACCCATTCATGGCGAGCAACGGCATGTTATTGTGCAAGCGCCAAAAAATGGTTTTTTCTATATTCTGGATGCGCAAACAGGTGAGTTTCTTTCTGCTGTTCCTTACACGTTTCAAAACTGGGCACACAGCATAGATTCCAAAACAGGTCGCCCAGATATTAACCCAGATGCTTTATGGTCTCTTACCAATAAGCCGTGGTTTAGTATCCCCGGTTCCCTGGGCGGGCATAACTGGGCCCCTATGGCTTATAACCCCCAAACCAAATTGGTATATATTCCTGCCCAACAACTCCCTGAACCCTTTTTGTCTGACCCTAAATGGCATATGCACAAACAGGGCGTTAATATGGGTATGGATATGACCGGCCTGCCGGATGATCCAAAAGTTCTAACAGAGGTCAGTAAAACCGTAAAAGGTTGGTTACTGGCATGGAACCCCGCCGAACAAAAAGCTGCCTTTACCATTCCCCATTCAGCACCTTGGAATGGTGGCGTTCTAACAACTGCGGGTAATCTGGTTTTTCAGGGGCTTTCAACAGGTTTGTTTGAAGCTTATCGCGCAACAGATGGACACACGCTTTTTTCATTTGATGCACAAACAGGCATTGTTGCGCCACCCATTTCCTACATGGTGGACGGCAAACAATATATAGCCGTAGAAGCCGGTTGGGGCGGTGTTTTCCCACTTATGGGTGGCGCTTTGGCGCGTTTGCATAATAGTAGCATAAACCATTCCCGTATCTTGGTCTTTGCACTGGATGGCACTGCAAACCTCCCACCAGTGCAAAATTCAGCACCTCAGCCTATAGCGCCTACAGGAACATTCTCGCCCGAAAAGGCAAAACTGGGTTACCAGAAATATCAACAATATTGTTTGGCATGCCATGGAGATAACGCCGTAGGCGGGGGCGTACTGCCAGATTTGCGGTGGTCTGCATTTATCAATTCCACCCAGTCTTTCAGAGATGTTGTGAATAAAGGTGTTCTCTCCGAATACGGAATGGTCAGCTTTAGTAAAGAAATTTCTCCCGAACAGGTGGAAGATATCAGAAACTTTCTACTGCAACGGGCCACAAGCAGTTACCAATCTCTAGAAGACAAAAAGACGCCATAATTCCTGCTTCTCAAAAAAGTTTTGAGGAAAAATCCATGTCTCCTGTCCGCCCAGTTACAACTATTTTTCTCTTTATGTTGGCTTATCTGTTTTCCTACATTGATAGGCAGATACTATCTCTTCTTATAGGACCCATCCAATCAGACCTACTGATAACAGATACGCAATTTGCATTTTTGAATGGCCTTGCCTTCTCTTTGCTATATGCCATTTTGGGTTTCCCTCTTGCATCCCTGAGTGACAGATATCCACGACCGCCTATTATTGCGGGAGGCGTTATTTTATGGAGCCTCGCCACCATGGCTTGTGGGCTTTCACACAGCTTCTGGTCTCTGTTCCTGTGTCGTGTTCTGGTTGGGTTGGGAGAAGCCACTTTGGCTCCTGCGGCTTATTCTTTCTTGGCAGATAGTGTGCCTAAAGAAAAACTTTCTGGCACACTCGCTATTTTTTTCCTTGGATCTTTTTTAGGGTCAGGCTGTGCGTTTCTTTTTGGCGGCCCACTTCTGCATATTGTGCAACAGCATAATTTTGCTGGCATGCACGCTTGGCAAATATGTTTTATAATTGTTGGCTTTCCTGGCCTGCTCTTAGGCGGCATTATCGCCAAGCTTGTGCATGAGGTTCCACATAGAAAATCTATTGTAAAACCTGTTTCTGCTCAAAAAACAATTGCATTTTTCAGAATGCACCCAGCTTTCTTTAGTCTTCATATGTTAAGCTATACGCTTTTGGCAGTAACGCTCTTTTCTCTCTTCAGCTGGATGCCCGCTCAGATGATGCGTATCCATCATTTTTCACACGCTGATCTGGGAATTACGTTAGGTAGCATTGTTATTATTTGTGGTTGTGCTGGGGTTTATACCAGCGGGCGCCTTATTGATATACTGAGTGCTTGTGGCATATGGTATGCACCCCAACTTGTGGCAGCCTTTGCTGCTCTATGTGCCACTGCCCCGCTTGTTATAAGTGTAACAACTTCTAATACGCATCTTGCTGTCGCCGCATTTGCTGTTGCCTTCTATTTTGCATCTTTTCCAATGCCGCCCTCAGCTACTGTTTTACAAATTGCAGTGCCAACCACGATGCGTGCACGTTTTTCTGCGGCCATGTTGTTTTGTAATGCTATCGGGGGTCTATCTGGCGGGTCGCTACTTATTGGCACGTTAAACGATCATTTTTTCCATTCGCCATTAGCTATTGGCACATCAATGGCTATTGTTTCTGGCACGGCTAGTTTTTTAGGAGCCTTGCTGCTTTTCGCAAGTATTCCATCTTACAAACTTTTATGCTCCACGGCTAACACCAAGGTTTCTTATACATCTGACTTACCCACAAATAGTATGAAAACAAGTCGTATTTAGAATCAGTTTATCGGAAAAAGAAACATGACGCATGACCTAAATCTAGAAAATAAACTTAAAGCCCTTGTTCAGCGCGTAGAGGAACTGGAAGGGGAAGCCGCGATAAGGCGTTTACAGGCGCGTTACATGTTTTTGTGTGACACCCCTTGCCCTGAATTTGGTATTCAAACGGATAAAGACCGTATAGATCGCATTATGGATCTCTATACAGAAGATGCTATTTGGGAAGGTGTAGGTGAATACTACACCAACCAATTCGGCCGCTGTATTGGCAAAGCAGCTATTCGCACGCATTTTGAAAATTTTTGGCTTCAAAAACGCAATCCTGCACTTATTCTCAATGTGCATTACCTCACATCGGAACAAATCCATGTGCACGGCAATACTGGCGATGGACAATGGGTGCATTGTCAGCCATGGATTTTCAATGATGGAAGTTCATTATTACGATCTAGCCGCCTTAATAATCTTTTCCGTAAAGAAAATGGAGTTTGGAAAATCAGCCGGACACGCACGGAAAATGTTTTTATATCTCCCCTACCCAAAAATTGGGCAGAAAGCATTCCCTCACGCTCATTTTTAATGGATGAAGATACATGAACATTTGAACAGTAAAAATTATTTATACTTTAAGAAATTTTTACTGTTAGTATTAAGTCATTAGAAGATAGTTACCAGCAGAGAAATCAGACATCAATTATAAGATATATACTTATGCCGATTAAGTGCCTGAGCTTCCTTTACAAACCAAACACTGCGAGTGTCTGCGTTTAGAGTCCTTTTGGAAATTCGCTATGATAGGTTTTCAAGAGGTTTTGAGCGTGATTCAAAGGCAGGATGTGGACGCCAGCACAACGAGGCCGCATGGCCGGAATTACACGCAAGACGAAACGCTATCCGTCTGATCTGACAGATGAGGAATGGGAGCGCATAGCGCCTCTGATGCCCCCTGCGAACCGGCGTGGTCGGAAACGGACAACCGATTTCCGTGAGATCATCAATGCTCTGCGCTATCTCGTGCGCTCAGGCTGCGGTTGGGAGATGCTTCCGGTTCATTTTGGCCCATGGCAAACGGTTTACTGGTGGTTCCGCAGGCTGATGCGCCGTTTCCTGTTCCAGACCATTCATGATGTCTGTCTGATGCTCGATCGTGAAGCGACAGGACGCGAAACCAGTCCATCGGGTGGTGTCATTGATAGCCAGAGTATCAAGGCACCCCACGCAAAGACACGTGGTTATGACGCAGGCAAGAAGATCGTCGGTCGGAAACGTCACATCGCAGTTGATACGGATGGCCGCCTTCTCCTGGTCCAGCTGACAACAGCCGATATTTCGGACAGTGCAGGAGGACAGATGATCCTTGATGCCATTCGTAAACGCTGGCCTTGGGTGAAGCACCTGTTTGCCGATGGAGCCTATGACCGTCTCCAGTTGATGGATAAGGCCACGTTTCTCGACTTCACAGTCGAGATCATCCGGCGGTCAGAGACAGCAAAAGGGTTTGAAATCCTGCCGCGTCGGTGGGTTGTGGAACGGACCTTCGGTTGGATGATCCGCTGGCGTCGCCTTGTAAAGGACTACGAACAGCGGATCGACGCGGAAATCTCACGGAAGGGTTGTACATCGGGTTAGATTATGAAAAAGTCTATTTTGTGTAAAAGAAATTTTCGTAAGCTATAAGAAAACCCGATGCAGACAGAGTGTAGCGCAGGCGCGTATGAATTTCCAGCCTCCTATGGACGGCGTGTTGTGGCCCGTTTTGACGGGGGTCGCATGAGTTCGGATGGGGGCGTCATTCTGGTGAAGCAGGCTGATGACATTCTGGGTCTCAGCCGCCGCTTTGCTGCCTGTTTTCGCGATAAGCGGCATCCCGGCTTTGTGGAATACCGGGTTGAAGACCTTGTCCGTCAGCGGATCATGGGCCTGGCACTGGGCTATGAAGATCTCAATGATCACGATGCCCTGCGGCATGACCTGATCTTTGGTCTGGCCTCGGGCCGTCTGTCAGGAGGCCGGGCAAACTGCGCAGCATTGGCTGGCAAATCCACGCTGAACCGGTTGGAGCGCAGTGGGCAGCAGGCAGATCGTTACTGCCGCATCATTGCTGATCATGAGGCCCTGGCTACCCTGTTCGTGACGCTTTTCATGGACCAGCATGAGCGCGCACCCGCCCGGATCGTTCTGGATGTGGATGCCACCGATGACCGTATCCATGGCCATCAGGAAGGCCGCGCCTTTCATGGATATTACGGCCATAACTGCTATCTTCCCCTGTATGTCTTCTGCGGGGACCATCTCCTCAGCGCTACCCTGCGCACGGCAGACAGGGACCCGAGGAAGGAAGCACTGGCAGACATCCGCCGGATCGTGGAGCAGATCAGGAGCCGCTGGCCCCGGGTGCGTATCCTGGTGCGTGGGGACAGCGGTTTCGCCCGGGACAGTCTGATGACATGGTGCGAAGACAACCACGTTGACTTCCTGTTCGGGCTTGCAGGCAACACCCGCCTGTATGACCGGATTGCCTCTTTGTCCGCTGAGGTTCGTGACGAAGCCGCCACGACAGGCAGAGCTGCGCGCGGTTTCGCCTCCTTTGACTGGATCACAAAGGACAGCTGGACGCGCCGCAGGCGGGTCGTGGCCAAGGCCGAATGGCGCCACGGCAACCGCTATCATCGCTTTATTGTCACCACGCTACCGCAGGGAATGTCCGACCCCCGCCATCTCTACGAACAGATTTACTGCGCACGCGGGGATATGGAAAACCGCATCAAGGAATGCCAGATGGATCTGTTCTCAGACAGGACCTCGTCCCACACCATCCGGGCCAACCAGCTCCGGCTGTGGTTCTCGGCCGCAGCCTATGTCCTGCTGACCGCTCTGCAAAGACTGGCCCTTGGCCAGACCAGCCTGGAGACGGCGACCTGTGGCACCATACGCGCACGACTGCTCAAAATCGCGACACGTGTCACGCTCAGCGTCCGTCGGATTGTCCTGTCCATGCCGGACATGTTCCCCTGTCAGCATGAATTCGCCCTCGCTCATGCACGATTGCGAAGGCTCCGGCAGGCCATCTGAAGAAACAGACAGTGCACAGACCACATAGCTTCCACCAACACTGCCTTCTCAGGCCGTGACACCCTCACTGCGTTCAGAACCCGCCGCCAGAAGCAGAATATCGTCAATATTCCAGATCGGGCTCCTGTGGGATGACTGAATTCTACAAAATGACCTGAAATTGCCTCAAGTGTGAGATGGGGTGGTTGCCGTCCTCCCCGCACGGCATCGCAATGTGCCAGAATGGTCGTTGGAAGAAACGACTGCGCGAAAGGACGGCAGATGAAGGATACAGTGATAGGCGTTGATCTGGCAAAGAACATTTTCCAGGTTCATGGAGCTTCGCGTGCGGGCGAGGTGATGTTTCGCAAAAAGCTGCGTCGTCAGCAGTTTATGCAGTTCATGGCCACGCAGCCGCCTGCTCTGGTCGTTCTTGAAGCGTGCGGGAGCGCGCATTACTGGGCTCGCGAACTGGCAGGAGCTGGTCACGAGGTCAGACTGATCGCTCCGCAGTATGTGAAGCCTTTCGTGAAGCGCCAGAAGAACGATGCTGCTGATGCGGAAGCGATTGTCATTGCGGCCCGTCAGCCGGAAATGCGCTTTGTCGAACCACGCACTGAAGCGCAGCAGGCGCGTGGCGTTCTTTTCCGGGCCCGGCAGCGTCTGGTGCACCAGCGCACGGAACTGGTGAATGCCCTGCGTGCCGTTCTGTATGAATTCGGTCTCGTCGTGCCACAGGGGATTGCGCATATCAGACACATTGAAGCCATGCTGGATGAGGCGGTTCTGCCAGAGGCTGTGAAGCAGGAATGCCTTGATCCGCTGCGACAGATTTCGGAGCAGAGTGTGCGGATTGATGTCAGAACAAAGAAGATCAGGATGCTTGCCCAGGAAAGTGAAAACACCTGCAGATTGCAGAGCATGCCTGGAGTGGGTCCTCTGACCGCTCTTGCGATTGAAGCTTTTGCGCCTGACCTGCAGAGCTTCCGGCGCGGGCGCGACTTTGCTGCGTGGCTGGGGCTGGTGCCCCGTCAGTTCTCATCTGGCGGAAAGGAAAGGCTGGGGAAGATATCAAAAGCCGGGCAGGCTGATATCCGCAGGCTTCTCATCATGGGCGCCATGACCCAGGTGAACTGGGCCAGCCGTAAGGCCCCTGCACCGGGAAGCTGGCTGGCACGGATGCTGGCCCGCAAGCCCCGTATGCTGGTAGCCATTGCGCTGGCCAACAGGATGGCACGAGCCATCTGGGCCATGGCAACAAAACAGGAGGATTATCGGGATCCGGCCCTGTCCGTGGCAGCCTGAGCGATGGCTCGGCTCCCGCGGATGGAACCGGTAGGGGTGTGAGAGGGCGATGACCTGAATGGGCGCATGATCGTCTGATCCGGATCGGAAAAACCAGTGGATTTCTCTGTGCTTTAAAGCACGCCTGTGAGATTTGGATCTGATCCGCTGATCACCATACTGGCCAGTGGCTTCTGAAAGGCCACATCAACAGGCCTTACAGAAGACCGCACACGATCACACGTCAATATGGGTCAGAAAACTCTTGCATAACGGACGGCAACCATATGTGGACGGCTCCCCCTTGCAAGGGGCTAGGCAAGAAAATGATCGGATCTTTGCTTCCATATGTCCGGCCTGTTGATGCGGCCATAGGGTCGCTGGCCAAGATGGCTTCCGCAGCGTGAGCCCCAAACACAGAAGCGGTCTTTGATGACCACTGGTTGCCACGGGTTTTCTCACGCCATGGATCGATCGATCACACCATCTGCTCTATTACTTGCAAGCCACGACCTCAGCTCGGCACGAGAGCGTCAAATGTCAGCGCATCGTGCCAGGCTAAGCTCAAACAGCAGCTGCGCCGAGTTGCTGCAGAAGGCGCTTATAGTGTTCGCCGCTGACCATCAGTTTCCAGGCAATCCGCGCAATCTTATTGGCAAGGGCCACCGCTGCGAGTTTCGGTTTTTTGCGCTCCAGCAATTCACGTAACCAAGATGAGGCATTCTTCCCATTGGTCCGCCGGGCATGCGACACGACTGCGGTCGCGCCAACCACCAGCGTGCTTCGCAAGACCTCATCGCCAGCGCGTGTGATTCTGCCAAGCCTTGTTTTTCCACCGGTTGAGTGATCCCTGGGCGTCAATCCGATCCAGGCCGCAAAGGCTCGACCCGATTTGAACAGATGCGGATCAGGCGTTTTCATCATCAGCAGCGCTGCGCCGATCGGGCCAACGCCCGGAATTTTCGCAAGACGCTGACTGCATTCGTTGGCGCGGTGCCATGCCATCACCTTGCCCTCAAGCTGTTCGATTTCACCTTGCAATTCAGCATATTCCTTTGCGTGAAGGGCAAACAACTCGCGCGTCAATGTGGGCAGGCTTTCGTCCGCAGCGATCCGATCAAGGAGTGCCTCAATCCGGCACATGCCTTTGGGCGCCGTGATCCCAAACTCGGCAGCATATCCCCGGATCGTATTGGCGAGCTGTGTGCGGTTCCGGATAAGTCGTGCCCGCATTCCAATCAGCATCAACGCTGCCTGCTCTTCCTCGCTCTTGAGCGGGACGAACCGCATTGTAGGCCGACTCATCGCTTCACAGAGGGCTTCCGCGTCGGCGGCATCGTTTTTCCCGCGCTTGACATAAGGCTTCACGAGCTGCGGCGCGATCAGCTTCACTGTGTGTCCCAGACACGAGAGCACCCGCCCCCAGTAATGGGAGGCGCCACAGGCCTCAATCGCGATTTCAATCGGGGGCAGTTTCTCAAAAAACTTTACCATCTCCCGGCGGGATAGCTTCCTGCGCAAAACAGGCTGCTCCTTCGCGTTTACACCGTGCAATTGGAAAACACTTTTTGACGTGTCCATGCCAATACGGATAATTTGTTCCATGGGTGGCCTCCTCTGTGAATTCTGCAACGACTTCACCTTGGCACATCGCGATGCCGTTGGGAGCCGTCCACCCCATCACAGAAGAAATCCGCGTCGATCATCATGTATTCGTTGTCGTAATCAGCGGCCAGATAACGAAATATCCGTTCGATGACGCCGCTTTCACACCAGCGGCGCAGACGCCGGTGCACGTTTTTCCAGTCACCGAAACGGGCAGGAAGGTCGCGCCATGGAATACCGGCGCGATAGCGATACAGCACCGCCTCCACGAACAGACGGTTGTTCACCGCAGTGCCGCCGACATAGCCTTCTCGACCAGGAAGAAGATCCTTTATCCGCTCCCACTGGTCATCGCGTAAACTATAGCGCCGCATCTGTCTGTCTCCCCAAAAAAACGGGAAAACAGTCAGCACACGCAGACACAAAGTACAACCCTCACGTGCCACTCTCAGGGCTTAACTGACGACACGCCGTAAGCCTCACCCCAGTTTATTTGCTTTTATCGCTTGGCAAATTTTTTGTGGCTGGTACAGTAAGACACATACAAGGCCTGATGGATGCAATTGCTACTCATTTGGCATTTAGAACTCACCCCTCAGGTTTTGGGAAAAAAATTTCTGGATGCGCCTTGTTCTATCAGGATCAAGGAACATTTTATGTTGAAGCACAGATACGGAAATGTTTTCCGTGGTGTAAGTCAGAAGGAAGAAATGACAGCGCTTCCCCGCCATGCGGTTGTGCATGACATTCACGACAAATCCGGTCAGAACCTTCCTGAGGGTGCCTCTGCACGCCATCCAGATATCTCTGTGCCGGGTGTTCTTCACAACACCAACATCCATACCCAGTCTGAGCCGCAGCCTGTTCAAAGCCTGAACCCCGGCCATATGCTGGTAACGTATGACCCGGAAATGGCAGAAATGCCTGCCTCCGTCACCAAGGTTATGCCCCAGCATATTTGCGTGCTGCCCGGCCTGCCAGAGGATGAGGCCGGATACCCCATACGGGTGTTGCAAGATGCCATTGCAGATGGCCTGCCCACGCAAGATGTGCTGCTAACACCAGACCAATGCCTGTTTTTTGAAAACAAGTTTGTGCCCGCAGCCCTGCTGGTCAACCGGCTTTCCATTTTGTACGATCATAACTTCGAGCGCTACACGGCCTACCCGCTAGAAACAGATGGCCCCGCCATTATTGTGGCAGAAGGCCTGCTGGTGGCCAGCGCGCTACCCCCCTGCCCCAATGATACACACTGGCACACCCGCACAGATGCCCCCGTGGTAACAGAGCGCGAGGTTGTGGCCGCCCTGTACCACCGCCTGCTGGCACGGGCAAAAAGCCGCGGCCTTAGCCACGCCTTGTTTAACCCGCCCGAAATTACGCATGAGCATGATCTTAGCCTGATTACAGATACCGGCAAGCTTATCCGCAAAATGCGCGAGCAAAACAATCTGGCCATGTTTATGCTGCCGCCCAACGTGCATGAGGTGCATCTTTCCTCCCGCGCAAGCAGGCCGGTAGATGTTATAGCACCTTATGTGCAAGATAAACGGCGCTTGGGCATACGTGTGGGGGAAATTACCCTTCAGGAAAACAGAAAGCCCCGCAAAATTTCTTCACATATGGAGAAAGACCTCTGCGGCTGGCATGAGCATGATGGTGAACCCGGCCGCTGGACAGACGGCCACGCCCACCTGCCCATGATATCAGAGCGCAGCAAAAACAAGATGGGGCTTTTGTCTGTTCAGATTCTGGATAGCATTCCGTATCTGAAGCACGATTTCCACGGCCCCCGCAAAGCCCACAAGTAATTTAAAGGGTTTTGCAAACCATTCGTTCAGGATGATGACTCTATAAAAAGAGACAGAGTCATGCTCCTGAACGAATATTTTATGATTTACGAGGAACTTTTTTCAATAACCTCGAAAACATACTAATACTTACATTATATTCCTGAGCAATTTCACGCAGTGTACGCCCTTTAGCACGCGCCTCTGCCACGGCTTCAAACTGCTGCTGTGTTAATTTACTGGGGCGGCCCATGCGGCACCCGGCAGACATTGCCTTGTGCCGACCAGAAGACATGCGTTGGTGAATAAAGCGTTTTTCAAGTTCCTCCAACCTCCAGCATAAGTGTGCCACGCCCAGCAGACGTATTGATCCATGGTTCCTTTAAAGAAACCAGCGTGCAGTTTCTATTTTGAACCTGCATAACAATATCACGCAAATGCCTCCAACTGCTTACAATGCAATCCATTTGCGCGACAGCAATGTGCGCGCCCGCCTTTTGCCGTGCAATAAACTGCAAAAAAGCTGATCCTGACTTTGAAAAAGAACCAGTAGTTATAACATAACATCCTGATTCCTGCAGAAGCCTTTTTTGTGCATCCCTGCTGGCAAAAGGGCAATCTGCACTCACATACCCTATAATCATAACCTTCTCCGCGTGCAGATAATTTGCTGATGTGAAATTTGATAAAGTTTCCTTTTTTTTCAAAAAAGCTCGGAACTTTCTTGAAAATTCTTATAACATCGCCGGCGCCATATAGAAACAATGTAGCGTAAAAACAGTTTCATTCAAATTATGTATTAATTTTAATTTTGTAAATGTTGTTTATATTTAAACGTTTTTTCTACAACATTACTATTTTTGAAAATAATTATCCGTAACGCTTCATCAGCGTTTGCCCATATTATACATTACAAGAATCAGAAATATTCTTTATTTCCAGTACATCATTTAGGAATACGCCGATGTCCAGTCTTTATGGTTATGGCAACACTGTTACCACCAGCGGCAGCTATACACTTTACCCAGTGGGTTGGGTTCTGGGCCTTGTATCTCTTGGCGGAGCTGGCGCTACTTTTGAAGGGAGCAATGTTACAGCCACGCTTGATTTTGCACCTACAATTATTGGTGCCATTAACCCCTACAGCGTTACGGCAGAAGATGGCGCAAACGTTACTGTTGATGTTGGCTCTACCGTGCTGGGCCTGCTTACGGGTTCTACCTTTACAGCAGATGGCGGCACCATTTCCCTTACCGGTGCCAATATTATTACCGCCCTTACCGGCACAACATACAATATAGAAAACGGCGGCACGCTTAATTTGGGCGTTGTGCAGCAATCCGAAATTTCCGCGCTCAGCGGTGCAGGTATTACATTTGGCAGCGGTGGTGGCACGCTGGTGGTCACACCCGCAAGCGGCGTAGAAATTCTAACCTTCACCAATATCGATGGTTTTGGTAACGCCGGAGCAACTATCGAAGTTCCCGGTGCGGGCTACGTTACAAACGCCACTTACGATGGCTCGGATACAACCATTACCACCAACACCGGCATTACCGTTGTTGTGAACGGAGATTACACCCCCGCCGCCAACAGCCTTTACCAAACAACAGATGGCGGCAACCTGTACCTTAGCGCCACGGCGCAAAACAGCACCGGCACAACGGGCGTTCTGG from Acetobacter ascendens includes the following:
- a CDS encoding aldehyde dehydrogenase family protein produces the protein MDSLLASVANFVSISHELYINGGAVPSSGDARLPIYDPSTGMQIASTVDATAQDVDRAVTSAFNSFRSGVWKDMRPAERERILLRLADLVERDAEILAQLETLEQGKSLAISRALEAGGAQTWIRYVAGLATTITGKTFDVSIPFPPDARYTSYTRRTPIGVVAGIIPWNFPLLIGVWKVLPALAAGCSVVAKPAETTPLTLLYLARLATEAGVPDGVFNVVTGRGTVAGSQLVNHPLVSKISFTGSTPVGKAIARSCADSLKRFSLELGGKNPAIVLDDADLEQTVQGLMLASFLNQGQVCAACSRIYVTDKMFDPLRNALTQAIQNMTVGAGMNLQAQINPVVSAVQQKKILSYVQNADTEAEQVIIGQNGPNAEGYYVPPTLIINPSPEATCVTEEIFGPVLTLTRTSDANEALQLANTSSFGLAASVWTQNLQAAMTLPAQLEAGTVWVNSHVMIDPNMPFGGLKQSGSGTDFGSDWLDSFTIQKSICIRH
- a CDS encoding PQQ-dependent dehydrogenase, methanol/ethanol family, which codes for MLMSPRPLVLALLAASFLSPSVYATGTDPIVEQADSHPENWPTYGRTYAEQRYSPLAQITDHNVQNLHLAWYQDLDTNRGQEATPLVIDGVMYISTNWSHVEALDAATGHVLWKYDPKVPGNVAVKGCCDTVNRGVAYWQGRIYVGTFDGRLIALDAKTGHVVWSVHTIPHDATLGDIRSYTVDGAPRIVKGIVIIGNGGAEFGARGFVSGFDAKTGALRWRFFTVPAPSNKPDHAASDKALHDIAYPTWSPKGSWTKSGGGGTVWDSIVYDPKTDLVYLGVGNGAPWNYKFRSDGVGDNLFLASIVAIKPETGEYVWHFQETPKDQWDFTASQPIMVMDLPIHGEQRHVIVQAPKNGFFYILDAQTGEFLSAVPYTFQNWAHSIDSKTGRPDINPDALWSLTNKPWFSIPGSLGGHNWAPMAYNPQTKLVYIPAQQLPEPFLSDPKWHMHKQGVNMGMDMTGLPDDPKVLTEVSKTVKGWLLAWNPAEQKAAFTIPHSAPWNGGVLTTAGNLVFQGLSTGLFEAYRATDGHTLFSFDAQTGIVAPPISYMVDGKQYIAVEAGWGGVFPLMGGALARLHNSSINHSRILVFALDGTANLPPVQNSAPQPIAPTGTFSPEKAKLGYQKYQQYCLACHGDNAVGGGVLPDLRWSAFINSTQSFRDVVNKGVLSEYGMVSFSKEISPEQVEDIRNFLLQRATSSYQSLEDKKTP
- a CDS encoding MFS transporter, coding for MSPVRPVTTIFLFMLAYLFSYIDRQILSLLIGPIQSDLLITDTQFAFLNGLAFSLLYAILGFPLASLSDRYPRPPIIAGGVILWSLATMACGLSHSFWSLFLCRVLVGLGEATLAPAAYSFLADSVPKEKLSGTLAIFFLGSFLGSGCAFLFGGPLLHIVQQHNFAGMHAWQICFIIVGFPGLLLGGIIAKLVHEVPHRKSIVKPVSAQKTIAFFRMHPAFFSLHMLSYTLLAVTLFSLFSWMPAQMMRIHHFSHADLGITLGSIVIICGCAGVYTSGRLIDILSACGIWYAPQLVAAFAALCATAPLVISVTTSNTHLAVAAFAVAFYFASFPMPPSATVLQIAVPTTMRARFSAAMLFCNAIGGLSGGSLLIGTLNDHFFHSPLAIGTSMAIVSGTASFLGALLLFASIPSYKLLCSTANTKVSYTSDLPTNSMKTSRI
- a CDS encoding nuclear transport factor 2 family protein → MTHDLNLENKLKALVQRVEELEGEAAIRRLQARYMFLCDTPCPEFGIQTDKDRIDRIMDLYTEDAIWEGVGEYYTNQFGRCIGKAAIRTHFENFWLQKRNPALILNVHYLTSEQIHVHGNTGDGQWVHCQPWIFNDGSSLLRSSRLNNLFRKENGVWKISRTRTENVFISPLPKNWAESIPSRSFLMDEDT